Below is a genomic region from Rhododendron vialii isolate Sample 1 chromosome 5a, ASM3025357v1.
TAATTATCAAACACAGATAAGATGCTCTAAAACTGACCTCCTGCAATGGTAATCCACGTGATATATTGCATCGACACTCCAGCTGCCGCGGCTAATGCCAGCAGTCCAAGTCCAAATATACCTTTTGAAAACAACGTATCAAGTTTTGCCAAATTAATTCGGTCAGCCTCGTTTATCACCATAACAGCAAAAGCATGGGGAAAGGCGCTTCGTTTCCACCTTTGGAGAAACAATACAAACGAAGCCATCATCGCCCCTTTCCAAGTTGGGAGAACGTAGTTTGACACAATAAGTGGAGCAATCAAGTAGCCGCTGCGTGCAGAAAGATAGAGTCATTAGAATTCATACTTACAATCACGATGCGCATAGAAGATGCTGTTATGTACTTACACAAGGGACAATGCGAAGAAACTGATCAGGCACCGGAGGGGATCTTCAAGGGCACCCCAGTATGAGGCCTCATATGGGAATGGCGCCGATGGTGTAACCCGAGTACCTTCAATGGATTCATTATAACAACTCTTCAGAATGAGGGGAATTACAAGCCAAGCTACCACAGTAGCAGTCAGGGTGCACCCAACTGGAACCATAACATCTCTTAGGTGTGGATTTTCCTCCAGCACCTGTTTAACACAAAGGAGTCAATCAATATGGGGTTGTTTTAGCCATATACCATATGTAAATTTGCTACCTCCTAAGGACTTTCGAAACCTCTCATGTACTACCAATCCATTTGGGGCTAGTCCACACGGAGCATTTCTTGTACAAACCTATTTCGTTTATGTACTTATTGATttcgatcaagctaattttttgtgtggatgacatactcgacaagctctataaaatgaacgattccaatTGTTATTGTGGGCCCGGGAGAGGCCACCAACGGCCCAAAACTGAACCGGACTGGACCCTAATAAAACTGGACTGGACCTCTCCCCTTCCCGCGCACCTCATTTCACTCTGTTCCTTTTCCAAAATAGGTGTGGGTCACGGCATCTCTGCCCTTACTCatattttcactcaaatttAGGTAAAAACTCCACTGGGTAGGAAGCATTTTAATGGATACCTTGAgcataaatttgaaaaagaaactttcattAATGAAATGATTGGAAATCTgagagtaaaaaaaatatcttgtaaaaattataaaatttgaGTTGATTTGAATAATAAAACTAAATTTCGTATCGATTTGTGTCGATGAGCCGGGAATCAAGATCCTATCATGATCCCTCGTGTGATCCATTATGTGGCGCAAAATGGGACCGATCCAAGGTCGAACGGCccatataattaatttttgaagtcTTGATTTGTTTCAGCATCCATGCAAAACATTCAAGTTCATTGGAAATCTGTATTCATTTGAACGAAGCATATCCGTATGTGTCCAGTTATTTTGGGTTTTCCGGTGCATGTTACACTTCAATATGCATATTAATTTGTATATGTTTCTCGTACGTACATTTACATAAGTATTTTACCCATGCTTCATAAACCCATTTAACATTTCAATTTCCCTCATAATAATTCTTGAATCTGACAGAAACAAGTAAGTATTTTTGAGAGACATATATAATACAGAGAGAATGAAAAGGTGATATGTATATGCATACCCGGGCAGCAAAAGAAGAGGGAGCGGCGAATATGAAAGTGCAGATATCTTGCAACATCGTCGACATTGCCATGGAGGAAACTCCTTTGGGTGCCAACAGCTAGCTGGTTCAATCCTTGCGTTTCGCGAAGGCCGGccctgttctttttttttttaaatcaaagagACACATATCTATCAGCCATATGTTCGTTTAACAATGACTCATTCTGATCAAAGTTAGCAGGAATTTTGcgtaaaaagaaattaaattgagatttttctctctctcttaccgAATTAATCGTTGGGTTAGAAGTAGTAAGGAAGAAGGGGGGGAAAAGACAGCCATAAATCAAAATGGTTTTTCCGTTTGTTAAGGAAATCTGAACTTGTCATCCAATTATTTCGCAGTCTGTTATCCAATATTGACTGCTTGATATTAGATGTCCTAATTAGAAAAGGTAAATTTTGAAGCGGTCAACAGCCGAGGCCGAGCAAGTTGAGTGGAGTGAAATTGGTGCCTCCCTTATGCTCTCATGCACATAAGCAGGATTCGATTTCCGTAAGCACACATCCCCTCCCAAGCTCCCCTAGGATAGACAAGTGGACCGctctttcttttacttttgtatcataaaacaacaaaaacataactGTAATTACATTTGGCATTTTGGTGGACATATTCCAAATTAATCAGATTTGAGATAGGATTGGGAGGGATGGACAAGACAATTTAAGAACATAAATTATGGAAAAACGACTTCTTTCATTGTATGGTATTGTTGCAAATGGTAAAGCTAGCTTCTCCACAGACTGAGGGactgtgctgtgcagcttcatGCTGCGCAGCCGTCGGGGAAGCTTTTTCGGCATCAGttcgacgatcggagacgttcaccccgtagagctcgtcgagtactataagtgtaccaaaaatcaactcgatcaaataTTGATACGTGTCTCATCGAAATAcatataatttgaaaaaaaaatgaatcctaatggatacgaaacactggatcaaaaccactaaatccatttttttcaagttatatatgttccaataaggcacttaacgatatttgatcgagctgatttttggtgcacatgtaGAAATCGATTAGCTCTATgtggtgaacgtctccgatcgtcagACCGATGCCGGCAAAGCCTCGCCAACGGCTGCGCAGCACGCTATGCAGCACAAAGCTGCACAGCACAGTCCCCCAGTCGCTTCTCTACAGTCTATTGCTGAACAAATTAGATGGCGTTGTGTAGACTCGTGAAGCCACCCCAGCCGATTCCTAgctattttgatgatttgaccaagagcatctccaacccatctctagacctccaaaatagagaatggaTCATGTGACATATTAaagagagattttgtaatttattctcacTTTTTACACTTTATGAGAGAATATAGAGGGGACCCATCCTACTTTTTAGATATTAGGATTTCCAAATTGcctttggttctccaaatatgGAGACCCTACTTCCATTTGGAGACCCAACTATCTAAAAAATACGATTTCTTTATATATTCTCTCATAAAGTGGAAAAAGTGGATTCtgccttgtttggattggtttttgaaattctttttgaaaaatagtacgGATAATAAatgtagagagatagagaaagaaatagtGGAAATAATgggaatctagggggaattttttgaaaaattctttttgagttgtaaagcaaacaaaataaattgCAAAATTTTCTTCCAATATGTCACATTCATTCTCTGTTTTGAAGATttagagatgggttggagatgctctaaagagAGTTCTAGTACTATTGAGTTAGTATTGAAAATAGGATCACTACATTCAATGGAAATCTTAGCCTTTTGGGAATGAAGATGGATGAGCAGTGAGTCAGGAACTGACAAGGGCGAAGATGGAAGCAATCACTCTACTAGGGGCGGGGCGGGACGGGGCAAGACCGCTACTTAAGATTTATGTACCGTTGAAGAGTCTCACGGAATGGGGGGAATGGAATAGCTCCCTCCGCTTGTCTCGTGACCCGTTCGTTGGTCCTAAACAACGTCTTGCGCGAAGCGATTCACCAAGAAATTAAGAGCTACCCTTTATGATCAGAACGTTAGCTATCACAAACAGGCCAATCAAACCTTTATATCTTGGCAGTTTTTATTAATAACTTCATCAATTTTGATTGAGAACGGAGTTGGATTCAAGAATCTTCAGCCCATTTTGTTTGGGCCATGTTTAAAGCTTCTATGGCTAAATTGAACTAAAAATCCCAATCGAGTAAGCCCAATCAAATCTACACATTAGGCAATAAAAGCCCAATTGAGTAAGCCCAATCAAATCAACACATTAGGCCTCAACAATGGGCTTCGAGAGAACCAAGCTCCAAGGCGAAGCAGGCCCATTGAGAACGCTTTGAATTCCAACATTATGGCGGGGACAATGGCATCCTCAATCCTCTCCCGCCGATTAGATTCTTCGTACAATTCCATAATTTAGATTCAACGGCCGAAAATCAAGGTCCAGAATCCCTGGGTTTCTGCGTccagggttagggttttggtcaCTGCACTCTCTTGGCATATCCGAACTAACAAACACACGACACGCGAAGAATAATCAAGAACAGAAAACCAGAATGCAAGACACAGAAAATTTACGTGGTTTTCCAATAGTTTGTTGAGTACATCCACGCCTCACACCGTATCGAATGAAGAAAAAGAGTATGTTACATCGGTTCCTGCTTATAACAAGTATTGGAGTGTAACCTAGGTTTAAATCACCAATTACCGCAATATCTCTGTTTAGGTTTTGGGAACGCTGACCCGAGCCTAGCCATGAGGCATTGTACCTCGAACAATCAACGAAGCGCAAGCCAAATCAAATCAGGCTTCACAAATCCATCAAGGGTATATGAAGTTAGTAGCTTTAAAGTGTTGAGTACAATTGTTTAGGTATTTGATTGTTAGGGTTCCGAAAGTCTATGGTTTTAGTGTGTTGAGTTGGTGATTGTTTCTTTGGTGTTGGATTCGATTACTGAATATTTGGTCAAGACAATTGTAGCtgttttgtcttcattcaattCTTGTGAGGAAGATAGCACTTTTGTTGTGGAATTTCTAGCCTTGATTCTACAGAATTAATCTGGGCCTGCGCTGATATTTATGGAAACTGAAGTGTTAAAGAGTTCCAAGTTTTCAATTGTAGTAACTTTTGTTGATAGGTACTTTGTTTCTGGTCTACATGTCGCCATCCTTCCTTAAACCAATTGACGTTAGGAAAAGTTTTATTGAAGTCTTTTATAGAATTTGACATCACATCTACCTTTTCAAATGGTCACAATAGCAGCATGGTGTTTCAAATGGAGACATCAAGAAAAATTTGTACTTCAGTGTTCCAAGATGTATTATTGATTCTATTCTTCTCttgtctgagagagagagagagagaggctgcaCTGAATATTGCAAtatcatttatttgttttcacGAAGGAAAACGAAGGAACAACATCCCTGAGAATTGTTCATCAAGAAGCTGAACACTTTATAACCTAAACTTCTGCTAACTAATAAGCCATAGAACTTAGTTCTATTTTTCCCCTTCCCCCTTTGTATACTGTATGAGGCGCGATTGAACAATAGCATCTTGTTTCGATTCACATGAAGCTTATCGGCAATCACACCTTCAGACTCTATTGGCCAAACTTTGTATAATATGACTGTACAGTTGAACTTAGACTCCAACGCAACCACATCAGTGGCCTTGGAAACCTGAAATGAGTAATTTTCGCAACcgaaagaaacacaaaaaatttcGCAATGCAGACGAATCATCCTGGACTTTATGAACTATAATATATTGGCGCTTAAAGATTTCAGTTGCAGATAGCCTCAACTGATAGCTTCTTTGAGGTATCCGGACATGGATCTCCTCCAAAAACTTCGGGAGCTACGCTAACTGAACAAGATTGCTGCCCAATGCAATTCTGCGGAACGTGATTGTGATAATTAGAGTAGGAAATTCACAagtaaaatatgaaaaataaaaaatgacagCTGAGGATCACTTTCTTTGATAGCCTTAGAAAAGTTCGATAGCGTTTATATTTTCTTTGCGACAAAAATGCATATAGTTTCCAGATAACGCCAGGTTATCTGAAGAGTGGTTATTTACAGAAAAATTCTCCTGAAAATACTTGGCCAACCAAGTTTTTCATGTCGTCCCTAAAAATGCAAacgaaaacagaaaacaaaaccgATACGAAACTTGCTAGCTATGAGTTTCCAGGATATACCTTTTCAAGTGCATCATACGACTTGTGAGCGTGACAGCTTCCCTCGCGAAAGCTTCCACAAGTTCCTTGTGGCAGTCCATAGCTAGCAAACTTAATTTGAGAGATTTTCTGCCCCTGTGCACAGGACAATTGGGCTTTTGGTTGCACTTTATCAACTTTTCCAGAGGCTAGCAAATGCCAGTTCTTGGTTGTTGGCTGACCTTCATAAATATCAGCACAAACACTTCCACTTGTTCTTCTAACCAATGAAATCCCAGTCGGTTCACCACCCCATTCTTCCAGTACAACTAAGAAATTCCCACTCGGTTTCAGCCACGAGCGTGGAACATGGTACCTGCAATGAACaaaaaccaccaccattggCGTTTACAACCACAATATATCATCGCCACATCATCCGTAATGGATTTTCGTATAAGAGTTTTAATTGTTGATCATGTTTCTTATGATCAAGAACTTTCCTTACCATCTCTGGGAGGATTCTCCACAATTACTTTGGCATTTCTTCTCGTTAAAAGTTCCAGCATAGCTACAGCTGCCACAGTTACCACGTGCTATGTATCCAGGCCAATGGCGTCCAATGCTTTCACCATTTATCCACACTTGACCTTTCCCCATGCTGCTCATATCCAAAGCTAATGGACCGTTTCCTCCCGGTGCATTGAATGTAGTCTGTAACGATTATGAGATGGATTAAACACAGTTATATGAATTCGCTTGCATACCGACAGAAATTGTAGAAGGCCACCAAGGCATTATTGGGCTATTTGGAGGGTT
It encodes:
- the LOC131326644 gene encoding mechanosensitive ion channel protein 1, mitochondrial-like isoform X2 codes for the protein MVPVGCTLTATVVAWLVIPLILKSCYNESIEGTRVTPSAPFPYEASYWGALEDPLRCLISFFALSLVGYLIAPLIVSNYVLPTWKGAMMASFVLFLQRWKRSAFPHAFAVMVINEADRINLAKLDTLFSKGIFGLGLLALAAAAGVSMQYITWITIAGEWVVLLADKDSIQNVHNGYYMRTSKLVEVGDIVKMRSGAEGEVVKIGVTKTLFLDAKRLPFVLPNRELYYVKSATRATYYSRSIQPMRS
- the LOC131326644 gene encoding mechanosensitive ion channel protein 1, mitochondrial-like isoform X1: MAMSTMLQDICTFIFAAPSSFAARVLEENPHLRDVMVPVGCTLTATVVAWLVIPLILKSCYNESIEGTRVTPSAPFPYEASYWGALEDPLRCLISFFALSLVGYLIAPLIVSNYVLPTWKGAMMASFVLFLQRWKRSAFPHAFAVMVINEADRINLAKLDTLFSKGIFGLGLLALAAAAGVSMQYITWITIAGEWVVLLADKDSIQNVHNGYYMRTSKLVEVGDIVKMRSGAEGEVVKIGVTKTLFLDAKRLPFVLPNRELYYVKSATRATYYSRSIQPMRS